A genome region from uncultured Roseibium sp. includes the following:
- a CDS encoding Lrp/AsnC family transcriptional regulator, which translates to MTVALDGFDLKLLAVLQENAALTNHDIGQRISLSASQVSRRRQRLEQDRVIRRYRADLSPDLLGLTVTAFVGVTLGAHSRENARKFRLMVTAMPEVQEAHTLTGDVDYMLKVVVKDLKALSRIINDELLPHDAVQNVRSSIAMETLKDDNLLPLE; encoded by the coding sequence ATGACAGTCGCACTCGATGGCTTTGATCTGAAACTGCTTGCCGTTCTGCAGGAAAATGCGGCCCTGACCAATCATGATATCGGCCAGCGGATCAGCCTGTCGGCCAGCCAGGTGTCCCGCCGTCGCCAGAGGCTGGAACAGGATCGGGTCATCCGCCGCTATCGTGCCGATCTCTCACCGGATCTGCTCGGTCTGACCGTGACGGCCTTCGTCGGTGTGACACTGGGCGCCCACAGTCGGGAAAACGCGCGCAAGTTCCGCTTGATGGTGACGGCCATGCCGGAGGTGCAGGAGGCCCACACCCTGACCGGCGATGTCGACTACATGCTGAAGGTGGTGGTGAAGGACCTCAAGGCCCTGAGCCGCATCATCAACGACGAACTCCTGCCCCATGACGCGGTTCAAAACGTGCGCTCGTCGATCGCCATGGAAACCCTGAAGGACGACAATCTGCTGCCGCTTGAATAG
- a CDS encoding tellurite resistance TerB family protein — MFDAKSLLDQFMGGAAGGATGSGSGRRSGGSNDLLSQGKDFLSSQGGGLALGSLAGLMLGTKTGRKVGKKAVTYGGLALVAGLAYKAYQGYQANQQGAPRPQMEPVPVEGPKDTPFDAARAPGGENAFALTLLTAMIQAAKADGHIDADEQDRIFAKIDEAGLDGEAKAFLMDELRAPLDLDKVVAGATCPETAAEIYAASRLAIDPDHRAEQAYLNMLAARLNLDPALVEEIELAVREAEVA; from the coding sequence ATGTTCGACGCCAAGTCCCTGCTCGATCAGTTCATGGGTGGCGCCGCCGGCGGCGCGACGGGGAGCGGCTCAGGCCGACGCTCCGGCGGATCGAATGATCTTCTCTCTCAGGGCAAGGATTTCCTGTCTTCGCAGGGCGGTGGTCTGGCGCTTGGCAGTCTGGCGGGACTGATGCTCGGCACCAAGACCGGCCGGAAAGTCGGCAAGAAAGCCGTGACCTACGGCGGTCTGGCCCTGGTCGCGGGTCTCGCTTACAAGGCGTATCAGGGCTATCAGGCAAACCAGCAGGGCGCGCCGCGCCCGCAGATGGAACCGGTCCCGGTGGAAGGCCCGAAGGACACGCCCTTCGATGCGGCCCGGGCGCCGGGCGGCGAAAACGCCTTTGCCCTGACCCTGCTCACGGCAATGATCCAGGCTGCCAAGGCCGACGGTCATATTGACGCGGATGAGCAGGACCGGATCTTTGCCAAGATCGACGAGGCGGGCCTGGACGGCGAAGCCAAGGCCTTCCTGATGGACGAGCTGCGCGCACCGCTCGACCTCGACAAGGTGGTCGCAGGCGCGACCTGCCCGGAAACGGCGGCGGAAATCTATGCCGCCTCCCGCCTTGCCATCGACCCGGATCACCGCGCCGAACAGGCCTATCTGAACATGCTCGCCGCACGGCTCAATCTCGATCCGGCGCTGGTCGAGGAAATCGAGCTGGCCGTGCGTGAGGCGGAAGTGGCCTGA